A single genomic interval of Zingiber officinale cultivar Zhangliang chromosome 4A, Zo_v1.1, whole genome shotgun sequence harbors:
- the LOC121970893 gene encoding FCS-Like Zinc finger 13-like, whose product MADSSEQKWQSILKIALFMGSDAFGERRSKSRSARSFAAGDGAVGLAIVAALGEEAPAYRSAPIRIRAVAAKPAMRAAAATSKKDESAELSESYTCVISHLGANRVKKRVYFGDGDGILFVESPWPPPPASTEDPPFVVAEFLRCCFLCKQQLGGTDVYMYRGKAFCSEECRYQQMLAEELGEKLTAKAAKNYDHSSSPCSASLLIRAGVAAA is encoded by the exons ATGGCGGACTCCAGCGAACAGAAGTGGCAGTCCATTCTAAAGATTGCTCTTTTTATGGGCTCCGATGCCTTCGGCGAGCGTCGGTCGAAGTCCCGCTCCGCCCGCAGCTTCGCCGCCGGCGATGGCGCTGTCGGGCTGGCAATCGTCGCCGCCTTGGGCGAAGAGGCGCCCGCCTACCGGTCGGCGCCGATCCGGATCCGCGCCGTGGCGGCGAAGCCCGCCATGAGGGCCGCCGCCGCCACCTCGAAGAAGGACGAGAGCGCGGAGCTCTCGGAGAGCTATACTTGCGTGATTTCGCACCTGGGAGCGAACAGGGTGAAGAAAAGGGTGTATTTTGGTGACGGCGACGGTATCCTTTTCGTAGAATCTCCGTGGCCGCCGCCGCCTGCAAGTACAGAGGATCCGCCCTTTGTGGTGGCCGAGTTCCTGAGGTGCTGCTTCCTGTGCAAGCAGCAGCTCGGCGGAACGGACGTTTACATGTACAG AGGGAAGGCCTTCTGCAGTGAAGAATGCAGATACCAGCAGATGTTGGCGGAGGAATTAGGCGAGAAGCTCACTGCCAAAGCAGCGAAGAACTACGACcactcttcttctccttgctctgCTTCATTGCTCATCCGGGCAGGTGTCGCAGCTGCTTAA